ATAATTAGAAAATTTAAAGCTAGGTTTTTAAAAGCCTAGCTTTAGATAAAATGGCTCTAAAATTTAAATATTGGTAACTTCAAGCCTTATCTGATCTGATACTTCACTAAATTTATAAAGCAAATCACCGCACTTATACTCTATGCATCTTTCATTTATCTCATCTTTTTTATCTTTTTTAGACAAAATTTTCTTCATAACGCCAGGAAGCTCTCTTTGCAAAAGCAGTTTATAAGACATCCCCATGCCGTGAGTTAGAGACTTTATAAATTTACCATCAACCTCGCTCTCATCCTTTACCATATGAAGCGTCGCGTCAAAATTTAGCTTCTTAAGAGCCTCATAAAGCTCGGTTTTATCCTTTGCGGGGGCAGTCTCATTATCGTAAGTACAGTGATAGCTCACGTAAATTGGCTTTTTGTAGCTACTTTGAACATTTAAATGATCTAAATTTAGGATATTTCTTATCTCTTCTCTTGCGTCAATAAAATAATATGGTGATTTTTCATTAAGTGTCCAGTGGGTCTTATCAAAAAAATAAAGATATAAATTTTGATACAAAGTGTCAGTGCCAAAACAAAAATAGTTAGTAAAATCAATCTCTTTACCAAAGCCAATAAGACGCCATAAAAATATAGCGTAAGAGCTATTATCTATCACCGCATCAACTAGCCATGGAGCGATCTTAGCGCACATATGTGCCAAGTATCCACCATGTGAGCTGCCTACCATTATCACTGGCAGATGCTCAAATTTGGCACTATTTATATATTTTTTTGTATAAAGCACAGCATTTAGCACGTCCATTGCTTGCATAACGCCAAAATTTTGGTATTCATTTTTTGTTGGAACCATCGTAATGCTAGCATTTAGTCTAAAATCAGCCGGCAAAAGACCGCTCTCTTT
Above is a window of Campylobacter concisus DNA encoding:
- a CDS encoding DUF2920 family protein — protein: MLVDGSYEILSCDDVELGIKRSSALSFYACYDDVKEAKALLVIIPGLGADSDSGYRTHLMQTMAENYDVACISVDYHCIGNRPQLGAKFGLDDIDREILRRELSSIGINLPIDLKSIDCHEKVDLLLKFLSKEITIRKESGLLPADFRLNASITMVPTKNEYQNFGVMQAMDVLNAVLYTKKYINSAKFEHLPVIMVGSSHGGYLAHMCAKIAPWLVDAVIDNSSYAIFLWRLIGFGKEIDFTNYFCFGTDTLYQNLYLYFFDKTHWTLNEKSPYYFIDAREEIRNILNLDHLNVQSSYKKPIYVSYHCTYDNETAPAKDKTELYEALKKLNFDATLHMVKDESEVDGKFIKSLTHGMGMSYKLLLQRELPGVMKKILSKKDKKDEINERCIEYKCGDLLYKFSEVSDQIRLEVTNI